A single region of the Nicotiana sylvestris chromosome 6, ASM39365v2, whole genome shotgun sequence genome encodes:
- the LOC104230799 gene encoding uncharacterized protein, translating to MRMEEKGVIISVYVESLSTTDSQYRSDPLKRTARRRGYDRRAQLLDYAHELRHANSTYPRCTSDNSKQKQKKRRWTRRIGLPISCLFRRKNKQRRYEQMGREDSCDAEETCYQRGSKGKKMSGANEKVTSGFCTRLKCFLKDISSIWQFGKH from the exons ATGAGGATGGAAGAAAAAGGAGTGATTATCAGTGTTTATGTTGAATCTTTATCAACCACAGATTCACAATATAGATCTGATCCATTGAAAAGAACAGCAAGAAGAAGAGGATACGATCGTCGAGCACAACTCTTGGACTATGCTCATGAGTTAAGGCATGCCAACTCTACATACCCTCGATGTACGTCCGATAAttcaaaacaaaagcaaaag AAAAGGAGATGGACAAGAAGGATAGGATTGCCAATTTCCTGTTTATTTCGTCGAAAAAATAAGCAGAGGAGGTATGAACAGATGGGAAGAGAAGATTCCTGTGATGCTGAAGAGACATGCTATCAAAGAGGGTCCAAAGGAAAAAAGATGAGCGGAGCAAATGAGAAAGTCACGTCTGGTTTTTGT ACGAGATTGAAGTGTTTCCTGAAAGATATCTCATCCATCTGGCAATTTGGCAAGCACTAA